The sequence below is a genomic window from Curtobacterium sp. MCPF17_002.
TCGGCACCGCCGTGCTCGCCTACGCGTTCGTGTTCTTCGCGATCTGGTGGGCGTGGATCAACTTCACGTGGTTCGCCACGTCGTTCGACACCGACGACTGGCTCTACCGGGTGATGACCGTCGTGCAGATGGCGGGCGTCCTCGTCCTCGCCGCCGGCGTGCACGCCGTGATGGTCGACGGGTCGACCCTGATCGTGGTGATCGGGTACGTCGTGATGCGCCTCGCCCTCGTCGGGCAGTGGCTGCGCGTCGCGGCGTCGTCGCCCGAGTACCGCCGCACCGCCCTCCGGTACGCCGTGGGCATCGTGGTCGTGCAGGTGCTCTGGGTCCTCGCCGTCCTGTTGCCGTGGAACGTCGAACGGTTCGTCATCCCGCTCCTCATCCTCCTCGAGGTCCTCGTGCCGCCGGTCGCCGAGGCGGGCGAACGCACCACACCGTGGCACACGCGGCACATCGCCGAGCGGTACTCGCTGTTCACGCTCATCGTCCTCGGCGAAGGGCTCGTCGCCTCGGCGAACGCGGTCATCGACGGCATCGCGCACGCCGAGCACCTGGCGTCGCTTCTCGTGCTCGCCGCGTGCGGCCTCGTCATCGTCGTCGGCATGTGGTGGATCTACTTCTCGCGGGAGCAGCACGCCCACATCCGCTCGCTGCCCACCGCGCTCGTGTTCGGCTACGGCCACTACTTCGTCTTCGCGGCCGCCGGGGCGTTGCCGGCCGGCATCGAGGTGGCGGTCAGCGCGGACGCCGGCGAGGCGGACCTGTCCCACGCCACCGTCGCCGCGACCATCGCGGTACCGGTGGCGCTGTTCGTGCTGGCGATCTGGGCGCTCGCACTCCGACCGTCGCTGACGACCGGCTGGAACGTCGTCGTCGTGGTGCTCGCGCTCGCGGTGCTCGCGAGCGTCGCCGTGCCGTCGGTGTCGCTCGTCGCGACGGCGGTGCTCGTCGTGGCGATCGTGGTGGTGCTGGAGGTCGCGGACCGCGGGGCTGACCGCCGGCGGTGACCGCGGCTCTCACGGTGACCGTCTGCGGGCCTGGAGGCGCGGTGCGGGCCCGCACCGCGCCTCCAGGCCCGCAGACCGTGACGGTCAGCCGACGCGCGCGACGCGGACGTCGACCCGGCTGAGCGCGAGGCCGTGGGCCTCGGCCACGGCGAGTGCCGCGAGGTGTGCTGCGCGCGCCGTCTCCGGGGCCGGCCGCGCCCCGTCGGTGCCTATCACGATGCGGAGGACGTCGTCGTCGAGGACGACCCGGGCCAGCGCCGTGCGCGTCGCGAGCCGCTTCGCGGTCTCGATCGTCGCGCTCAGCGTCGGGCGGGCGTGGTACAGCTCGGAGACGCCGGGAACCGCGAGCACGGCGGTCTCGACGGCGGTCAGGACGTCGTCGTCGGCGGTCATGCTCGGTCCTCTTCCTCGTGCGCGTCCAGTTGCACTTGCACTTGCGCTGCTGTGTCGTCGTCGTCGCCCGCTGACGGCGGCAGCAGGTCACGTACCACCACGTCGACCGACTCGATCAGCAGGTCGGTCTGGGTGGCGAGGACCTCGGCGACGGTCTCCCGGACCGCCGACGCGACCACCGGGATCGCCGCGCCGGTCCGGACGGCGATCTCGACGACGACCTTCACGGGTGCTCCGAGTTCGACGACGTCGCCCTCGAGACGGCACCGCGCGATGAGCGCATCGGGCACGCCGTCGCCGGCGCTCCGGACGAGGGAACGGATCGCGCCCTCGGTCATGACGGGACGTTCGGTCGGGGCCTCGGGCCGGAGCGGGACGTCGCGACCGGCGCGCGCCTCGATCGAGATGTTCGCGAGCACGCCGCTGATCCACGACTCGTCCGCCGGTGCCTCGTCGGCCGCGGCGGCCTCGAGGGACCCGAGCGACGACTGCCGGAGCCGGATGATCGCGGCGAGCGCGTTCTGGCAGGCCGGGGAGTCGTCGATGGTCGGGTCGACGGGACGCATGCCCGCGTCGAGGTAGTCGGCCAGCTCGTCGATCGTGTGGCCGTCGAGGTCGTCGGGTTCGAGGGAGTCGAGCCGGACGGGGTCGGGTTCGGTCATCGCCATCCCTCCATGAGACGGATCATGTTCTTCCGTGCCCGGGACAGCAGTCCGCGGACGGTCGAGGCGGGGAGGTCCAGTTCCTCCGCCATCTCCTCGTAGGAGTACTCGAGCACTTCCTTCATCAGCCAACACCGTCGCTGGGCCTCGGGGAGTTCGGCGAGCGCGGTCTCCACCGCTTCCTCGCGCGAGCGTGCCTCGGCGACGCGGTCGGGAGCGTCGTCGGCGGGAGCCTCCACCTCGAGCTCGGTCACGTCGTCGTGGTACCGGCGGGCGCGGATGCGGTCGAGGCACTTGCGACTGAGGATGCGCATCAGCCACGACTTGACGCGGGCGCCGTCCTCGAGCCGGTCCATCCGGTTCCAGGCCGTGATGAACGTCTCCTGCACGACGTCGTCCAGCTCGTCCGTCGACCCCAGCGTCCGGCGGGCGTAGGCGCGCAGGAGCGGGGTGTACCGGCGGATGAGCACCTCGAACGCACGGACGTCGCCGTCGGACGATCGACCTGCGAGGACGGCGTCGTCGAGGTCGGAGAGGGGCGGGTGCGGCACGGGTTCCTTCTACTGGTGGTGGTTGGGGTTCTCCTGGGCACGCCGGACGCGGAACGGTCCGGCGGGGCGGGCGGCGAGGGACCGCACCCGCGCCGACGCCAGGAGGTGGACACGGGCGGTGCGGTCGTGCGACGGCTGCTGCCGGGCGGTGTCGACCATGGTGGGCTCCTCGGTGGTTCGGGGCGGTGCTCGCGCGGGGCTTGCTCCCGCTTGCGGGGTCTCGCTCCGTCACCGGTGAGACGGGTCGTGGGCGCGTTTCGTCACACTCCTGCGGCAAGGTGGGGGCATGTCCCTCGTCACCGCCGTCTGCCGCGTCGACCGCCTGCTGCGCGACTCCGGCACGATCGGCATCACCGCGATCGACAAGCGCCCCGTCGACGGGCCCGTCCGTGTCCGTCCGCTCGGGCTGTACGCCGACGTGCAGGCCGACCGCAAGCACCACGGCGGCGAGGACCAGGCGGTGTACGCCTACGCCGACGAGGACGCCGCGTACTTCGCGGACCTCCTCGACCGCGAGGTCCCGCCCGGACTGTTCGGCGAGAACCTCCGCACCTCAGGCATCGACGTGACCGGCGCCGTCACGGGCGAACGCTGGCGCATCGGTGACACCCTCGAGCTCGAGGTCACCATCCCCCGGACCCCGTGCGGCACCTTTGCTCGTCGCATGAAGGTCGACAAGTGGGTGAAGCGGTTCGCCGAGGAAGGCCGCCCCGGCGCGTACTTCCGGGTGCTGCACTCCGGACCGGTATCCACCGGCGACCCGATCGTCGTGACCCATCGGCCGGCGCACGGGGTCACGATCGGTCAGGTGTTCGCGGGGCCGACCGCGGAGCAGGCGCGGGCCGTGCTCGACTCCGGGACGGGTCTGGCGCCGTCGGTCGTCCGCGACCTGTCGAAGGTGCTCGGGCGCACGGGGGTCTGAGCGGCGACCGGGCTTCGCTCAGGCGGGCCTCGCTCAGACCGGGGTGAGCGGCTGGAGTTCGCCCGCCGGCAGTTCGACCCGGATGCGGTCGCCCGGGCGGACGACCCCGCCGGCCACCACGACGGACATGACGCCGCCCTTCCGCTCCACCGAGCCGTCCTCGGCGCGGCCGAGCACCGCCCGCAGCAGCCCGGGTTCGAAGTCGTTGATCTGCTGGCACGGGTTCCGCAGCCCCGTGACGCGCACGCACGCTTCGTCTCCGAGGTGCAGGAGCGTGCCGGTCGGCAGCCCGAGCAGGTCGACGCCGCGGGTGGTCACGTTCTCGCCCATGTCGCCCGGAGCCACGGTGTACCCGGCGTCGGCGACCTCGTCGAAGACCTCCGCGTGCAGGAGGTGGACCTGCCGCAGGTTCGGCTGTGACGGGTCGCGGGCGACTCGGGAGCGGTGCTGCACCGTGGTGCCTGCGTGCGCGTCGCCCTCGATGCCCCATCCCTCGACGAGGACGACCTCGTCGACGACGGGCTTGCTGAAGTGGTGGGAGGAGTCCCGGCTCACGGCGACGATCGTCGGCTGCTCGGCTTCGAGATGAGGGGTCACGTGACGATCATGGCGCAGAACGGGCGGATCCCGAAGCGTGCTCCCTCGGCGGTCCTGCAGGGCGCTCAGTCCGCGGCCGCGCCGCGGGACGGGTCGATCGGTCGTTTCGCGCGCGGCAGCCCGGCGACCACGAGGTCGTAGGCGTTGCCGACCAGGTCCTCGACGAGGGTCTCGTCGATGCCGTCACCCGGGGACAGCGTGATCCAGTGCTGCTTGTTCATGTGCCAGCCCGGCGAGATCTCCTCGTGGTCACGCACCAGCGCGGCCCCGTGCGGCGGCGCGCACTTGAGGTTCACGATCGGCACGCCCCGCAACTCGGACGTCATCACGAACATCTTCCCGACGACCTTGTAGACGAAGATGCCCTCGCTGAAGGGCTGCGTCTCCACCACCGCCGGAAGCCCCATCGCGGTGCGGATCGCCATCTCGTGCAACGCCTCGCCGTCCATCCGAACAGCATGCCGCACACCGGTGACGTCGCGCCCTCGTTCTGGGGTGCGAGCGGGCCGCGCGCCCCGTCGTACGATCGACCCGCCGTGCACCCGACGCGGCGGCCGCTCCGCCGGTCCCGATCGTCCCTGGGGGAAGAACCCGTGCGTCTCACCCGTACCCTCGGCATCACTGCCGCCACCGTCGTCCTCGCAGCCTCCGTCGTCGTCGGCGGTGCGTCGACCGCCGAGGCCGCTCCGACCGTCTACAAGAACTGCACCGCCGTGCAGAAGGTGTACTCGGGCGGGATCGCGAAGAAGTCGGTCACGAAGAACCGCGTCACGTCGAAGGGCACGGTCACCTACCGTGCCCTCAAGGGCACGGTGAAGAAGGACGACGCGCTCTACAAGGCGAACAAGAAGATGGACGCCGACGCCGACGGGATCGCCTGCGAGAAGAGCTGACGGGCGGGAGCCGCCCGCGTCGCAGCGCATCGCCACCGGCGGGACCCGCCCGCGTCGCATCTCGCAGCCGGCGAGACCCGTCCGCGTCGCAGCGCATCGCCGCGGGCGCTCCGCCCGCGTCGCAGCGCTCGCGTCGCAGGTCAGAGCGGCGGGACGCCCTCGTGCCCGGACCGCGGGCGCGCCGTCCCGGCGACCCCGGTGACGACCGACCCCGCCGGGACGTCCTTCGTCACGACGGTGTTCGCCCCGACGACGGAGTCCGGCCCGACCGTGATCGCGCCGATCAGCGACGAGCCGGCGCCGAGGACCACCCGGTCCCCCACGGCGGGGTGCCGACGGGCGCCCGGGCCGTGCTCGCCGCCGCGTCCGCCGAGGGTCACCCCGTGGAAGAGCACCACGTCGTCCCCGACGACTGCGGTCTCGCCGATGACGACCCCCATGCCGTGGTCGATGAAGAAGCGTCGGCCGATGCGTGCGCCGGGGTGGATCTCGATCCCGGTCACGGACCGGGCGACCTGACCGATCACCCTTGCGACGAACCGTGAGCCGGGAAGTCCCTCGGCGATCCACAGCCGGTGCGTGAGCCGGTAGGTCCAGATGGCGTGCAGCCCCGAGTACACGATCGCGTTCTCGAGGTCACCACGGGAGGCGGGGTCACCGCGGCGTGCTGCGGCCAGGTCCTCCCGGACCGTCCGCAGCACGCCTCGTCGGGCGGCTCGCGTCACGCAGAGAGTCCCTCGAAGAGCACCGTCGACAGGTAGCGCTCCCCGGTGTCGCACACGATGGCGACGATCCGCTTGCCCGCGTTCTCGGGTCGAGCGGCGATCTCGAGCGCCGCGTGGATGATCGCGCCGGAGGAGATACCGGCGAGGATCCCCTCGTCGGTCGCGAGCGCACGGGCGACACGGAGCGCATCGTCCAGCTCGACGTCGAAGACCTCGTCGATGACCGACTGGTCGAGGACCTCGGGGATGAAGTTGGCGCCGATGCCGGCGATCTTGTGCGGACCGGCCTTGCCCTCGGTGAGGAGCGGCGAGTCCTTCGGCTCCACGGCGACGATCTGCACGCCGGGCACCCGCTCCTTGAGCACCTGCCCGACGCCCGTGATGGTGCCGCCCGTGCCGACGCCCGCGACGAACACGTCGACGTGGCCCTCGGTGTCGCGGAGGATCTCCTCCGCCGTGGTGCGGCGGTGGATCGCGGCGTTCGCGGCGGTCTCGAACTGGTGGGCGAGGATAGCGCCGGGCGTCTCGTCGACGATGGAGGCGGCCTTCGACACGGCGCCCTTCATGCCCTCGCTGCCCGGGGTCAGGACGATCTCGGCACCGTACGCGCGCATCACCGCGCGACGCTCGACGCTCATCGTCTCGGGCATCGTGATGACCACCTTGTACCCGCGGGCCGCGCCGACGAGCGCGAGCGCGATGCCGGTGTTGCCGGAGGAGCCCTCGACGATCGTGCCGCCCGGCTTCAGGTCGCCGGACTCCTCGGCCGCGTCGATGATCGCGACGCCGAGCCGGTCCTTCACGCTCGCGCCGGGGTTGTAGAACTCGAGCTTCGCCAGGACCTCGGCGCCGCCGGCCTTCGGCAGGCGGTTCAGCCGCACCAGCGGCGTGTTGCCGAACGCCTGCGAGATGTCGTCGTAGATGGTGCCGCTCATCGGTTCCGTCCTCATCGGGTCAGGTCGCGTGCCCACCTCACTGGAGGCACGGCGTGCGCTGCGATCCTAGCGAGCGCACCCGACGTGTCCCTGTCTCGTGACGCACGCGCGTTCCGCGCGTATCGTGCGCCGCAACGACGAGGAGGTCGGGATGTCCAAGGACGAGCAACCCGCAGCCGCGCCACCGGTGGTCGACCGCGCAGCGTTCGATGCGGCACTGGCCGACCAGGTGCGCGACGAGAAGGAACTGACGCGGCACGGGGACCGCGTCTCGGCGTCACGACGCCGCCTGCCGATGGTCCGGGTCGACGACTACGTCTTCGACGGTCCGGACGGGCCCGTCCGCCTGACCGAGCTGTTCGGCGACCGCTACCTGCTCCTGGTGCAGAACGTCATGTACGCACCGGACTGGGAGGACGCCTGCCCGAGCTGCACCTGGGCCGTCGACACCCTGCCGGCGAACATGGGGCGCCTCGACGACGAGGCGATCGCGTTCGCGCTCGTGTCGCAGGCACCCGTGGAGAAGCTCGAACGGTGGCGCGAGCGGAAGGGGTGGCCGCACCGGTGGGTGTCGTCCGGCAACACGAGCTACCACGACGACTGGGGCTGGACGATCCACCACGACGACTACGACGGCCCTGTGCCCGGGTACTCGTACTACCTGCTGCGCGACGGCCTGCCCTACCTGACCTACGCGACCGGCGCTCGCGGCACCGAGGCGGTCCTGCCGGTCGCGCACATCATGGACCGCACGGCGTACGGGCGGCAGCAGGACTGGGAGGACAGCCCCGACGGCTGGCCGCAGTACCCCACGTACGGCTGACCCCGGGTCCCGCGGCTGCTCTCGTAGCGGCGCCGAGATCGCACTCCGTGCCGCTTCCCCCGGGCCTGAGATCGCAATCCGTGGTGCTTCGTCCGCCGGCGTCCCCGCCGAAGTGCGATCTCGCGCTCGCGACCCGCACGCACCCCGGACGGATCAGCGGACGAAGGCCGTCCGCGCGAAGCGCTCGTCGGTCTCCTCGAGCACACGCAGCACGTTGCCACCGGCCAGCGCCCGGAGTTCGTCGGCAGCCCATCCGCGGCGCTGCAACTCCGCCGCGAGCACCGGGTACCGCGAGACGTCCCGCAGGTCCGGCGGCAACACCGGCGTGCCGTCGTAGTCGCCGCCCAGCCCGATGTGCGCCGCTCCGGCGACCGCACGGGCGTGCTCGACGTGGTCGGCGACGTCGGACACGGTCACGAGCGGAGCCGCCCCCACCGAGCCGCCGTCCTCCCACTCGGCCCATGCCCGCGACACGAACTGCGGCACGAACGTGATCATCACGA
It includes:
- a CDS encoding sigma-70 family RNA polymerase sigma factor translates to MPHPPLSDLDDAVLAGRSSDGDVRAFEVLIRRYTPLLRAYARRTLGSTDELDDVVQETFITAWNRMDRLEDGARVKSWLMRILSRKCLDRIRARRYHDDVTELEVEAPADDAPDRVAEARSREEAVETALAELPEAQRRCWLMKEVLEYSYEEMAEELDLPASTVRGLLSRARKNMIRLMEGWR
- a CDS encoding excalibur calcium-binding domain-containing protein, whose protein sequence is MRLTRTLGITAATVVLAASVVVGGASTAEAAPTVYKNCTAVQKVYSGGIAKKSVTKNRVTSKGTVTYRALKGTVKKDDALYKANKKMDADADGIACEKS
- a CDS encoding Asp23/Gls24 family envelope stress response protein → MTEPDPVRLDSLEPDDLDGHTIDELADYLDAGMRPVDPTIDDSPACQNALAAIIRLRQSSLGSLEAAAADEAPADESWISGVLANISIEARAGRDVPLRPEAPTERPVMTEGAIRSLVRSAGDGVPDALIARCRLEGDVVELGAPVKVVVEIAVRTGAAIPVVASAVRETVAEVLATQTDLLIESVDVVVRDLLPPSAGDDDDTAAQVQVQLDAHEEEDRA
- a CDS encoding MmcQ/YjbR family DNA-binding protein; translation: MDGEALHEMAIRTAMGLPAVVETQPFSEGIFVYKVVGKMFVMTSELRGVPIVNLKCAPPHGAALVRDHEEISPGWHMNKQHWITLSPGDGIDETLVEDLVGNAYDLVVAGLPRAKRPIDPSRGAAAD
- a CDS encoding MOSC domain-containing protein, which translates into the protein MSLVTAVCRVDRLLRDSGTIGITAIDKRPVDGPVRVRPLGLYADVQADRKHHGGEDQAVYAYADEDAAYFADLLDREVPPGLFGENLRTSGIDVTGAVTGERWRIGDTLELEVTIPRTPCGTFARRMKVDKWVKRFAEEGRPGAYFRVLHSGPVSTGDPIVVTHRPAHGVTIGQVFAGPTAEQARAVLDSGTGLAPSVVRDLSKVLGRTGV
- the cysK gene encoding cysteine synthase A, encoding MSGTIYDDISQAFGNTPLVRLNRLPKAGGAEVLAKLEFYNPGASVKDRLGVAIIDAAEESGDLKPGGTIVEGSSGNTGIALALVGAARGYKVVITMPETMSVERRAVMRAYGAEIVLTPGSEGMKGAVSKAASIVDETPGAILAHQFETAANAAIHRRTTAEEILRDTEGHVDVFVAGVGTGGTITGVGQVLKERVPGVQIVAVEPKDSPLLTEGKAGPHKIAGIGANFIPEVLDQSVIDEVFDVELDDALRVARALATDEGILAGISSGAIIHAALEIAARPENAGKRIVAIVCDTGERYLSTVLFEGLSA
- a CDS encoding MOSC domain-containing protein, with the protein product MTPHLEAEQPTIVAVSRDSSHHFSKPVVDEVVLVEGWGIEGDAHAGTTVQHRSRVARDPSQPNLRQVHLLHAEVFDEVADAGYTVAPGDMGENVTTRGVDLLGLPTGTLLHLGDEACVRVTGLRNPCQQINDFEPGLLRAVLGRAEDGSVERKGGVMSVVVAGGVVRPGDRIRVELPAGELQPLTPV
- a CDS encoding DUF899 family protein, producing the protein MSKDEQPAAAPPVVDRAAFDAALADQVRDEKELTRHGDRVSASRRRLPMVRVDDYVFDGPDGPVRLTELFGDRYLLLVQNVMYAPDWEDACPSCTWAVDTLPANMGRLDDEAIAFALVSQAPVEKLERWRERKGWPHRWVSSGNTSYHDDWGWTIHHDDYDGPVPGYSYYLLRDGLPYLTYATGARGTEAVLPVAHIMDRTAYGRQQDWEDSPDGWPQYPTYG
- a CDS encoding low temperature requirement protein A; translated protein: MTTIGLRRMAPRDPAEGHRAASPLELLFDLVFVVAVGFAASNLHEIEAEGHVGTAVLAYAFVFFAIWWAWINFTWFATSFDTDDWLYRVMTVVQMAGVLVLAAGVHAVMVDGSTLIVVIGYVVMRLALVGQWLRVAASSPEYRRTALRYAVGIVVVQVLWVLAVLLPWNVERFVIPLLILLEVLVPPVAEAGERTTPWHTRHIAERYSLFTLIVLGEGLVASANAVIDGIAHAEHLASLLVLAACGLVIVVGMWWIYFSREQHAHIRSLPTALVFGYGHYFVFAAAGALPAGIEVAVSADAGEADLSHATVAATIAVPVALFVLAIWALALRPSLTTGWNVVVVVLALAVLASVAVPSVSLVATAVLVVAIVVVLEVADRGADRRR
- the epsC gene encoding serine O-acetyltransferase EpsC, yielding MTRAARRGVLRTVREDLAAARRGDPASRGDLENAIVYSGLHAIWTYRLTHRLWIAEGLPGSRFVARVIGQVARSVTGIEIHPGARIGRRFFIDHGMGVVIGETAVVGDDVVLFHGVTLGGRGGEHGPGARRHPAVGDRVVLGAGSSLIGAITVGPDSVVGANTVVTKDVPAGSVVTGVAGTARPRSGHEGVPPL